The following are from one region of the Ignavibacteriota bacterium genome:
- a CDS encoding YceI family protein: MKTILKTCLLMLVGFSCAFSQGFKVKATGEQTFNFEDKRNQVKFFSTTPLEDITGISNGVKGKVTLNVSDIKNMKGSISIPVTSLKTAIDLRDEHLRSENWLDAENYPEISFTIKKVDDIKVEADNKLNAKVTGDFTVHGVTKEVVADASITYLDASEQTAQFAPGDLLGVQAKFNILLSDFDVENMIVGQKVADNIEITATLRGSNAK, translated from the coding sequence ATGAAGACAATACTTAAAACATGCTTATTAATGCTGGTTGGATTTTCTTGTGCCTTTTCTCAAGGATTCAAAGTGAAAGCAACCGGCGAGCAGACTTTTAATTTTGAAGATAAAAGAAACCAGGTGAAATTTTTCAGCACAACACCGCTTGAAGATATTACCGGGATTTCTAACGGGGTCAAAGGAAAAGTAACTTTAAATGTCAGTGACATAAAAAACATGAAAGGGTCAATCAGCATTCCAGTAACTTCTTTAAAGACAGCAATTGATTTAAGAGATGAACATCTCAGAAGTGAAAATTGGCTGGATGCTGAAAATTATCCGGAGATATCTTTTACAATTAAAAAAGTTGACGATATAAAAGTAGAAGCCGATAATAAGTTAAACGCAAAAGTAACGGGTGATTTTACTGTTCACGGCGTAACAAAAGAAGTAGTAGCCGATGCATCTATAACATATCTTGATGCGAGCGAACAAACAGCACAATTTGCCCCGGGCGATTTATTAGGGGTTCAGGCAAAATTCAACATTTTACTTTCAGATTTTGATGTTGAGAATATGATAGTTGGTCAGAAAGTTGCAGACAATATAGAAATTACCGCAACACTCAGAGGATCAAACGCAAAGTAA
- the malQ gene encoding 4-alpha-glucanotransferase: MQFERSAGILLHPTSLPGKYGIGDLGSEAYKFVDFLKEAGQTLWQTFPLGPTGYGDSPYQCFSAFAGNPLIVSPDKLMNDGFLSIDDLKNLPQSDLRKIDYGKVIEFKKSLLKKAYQNFKSNSRNIENEFEKFSNSQKKWLEDFAIFMACKDHHNGAAWNSWEKGLVQRDEKVLAEWKKKLADEIEYHKFVQFIFFRQWNSLRKYANEKGIKIIGDMPIFIAYDSSDLWSNKNLFTVDDEGNLTFVAGVPPDYFSKTGQLWGNPLYKWDEIEKDDFLWWRERFSSLFELVDIVRIDHFRGFEAFWKIPGGEKTAINGKWVKAPGDKLFSTLKKYLGDLPILAEDLGVITPPVEALRDKFRFPGMKVLQFAFGTKMETKFLPHNFVPNCVVYTGTHDNDTTRAYFEKEKSNKGKNDIYEHAQIYLNYFGDDILSELIRVAYASVANIVIIPMQDILKLGTEARMNFPSTTGGNWSWRFTWDQIDENLSKHYFGLTQLYERPPIPKKLEEIDVEES; this comes from the coding sequence ATGCAATTTGAACGCAGTGCTGGCATTCTCCTTCATCCAACATCACTTCCCGGCAAATATGGAATTGGCGATCTTGGCAGTGAAGCATACAAGTTTGTTGATTTTTTAAAAGAAGCGGGACAAACACTCTGGCAAACTTTTCCACTTGGACCGACTGGTTATGGTGATTCTCCATATCAATGTTTTTCTGCTTTTGCAGGAAACCCGCTGATTGTCAGTCCTGATAAATTAATGAATGATGGTTTCCTTTCTATTGATGATCTGAAAAATCTACCACAGTCTGATCTTAGGAAAATTGATTACGGAAAAGTGATCGAGTTTAAAAAATCTTTATTGAAAAAGGCTTATCAGAACTTTAAGAGTAATTCACGAAACATCGAAAATGAATTTGAAAAATTTAGCAACTCACAAAAAAAATGGCTGGAAGATTTTGCAATTTTTATGGCTTGCAAAGATCATCACAACGGAGCGGCATGGAACAGTTGGGAAAAAGGTCTCGTGCAAAGAGATGAAAAAGTTTTAGCTGAGTGGAAGAAGAAATTAGCTGATGAAATTGAATATCATAAATTTGTTCAGTTTATTTTTTTCAGACAGTGGAATTCTCTAAGAAAATATGCAAACGAAAAAGGAATAAAGATAATTGGTGACATGCCGATATTTATTGCTTATGATAGCTCCGATCTCTGGTCAAATAAAAATTTATTCACTGTAGATGATGAAGGTAATTTAACTTTTGTAGCTGGTGTTCCACCGGATTATTTTAGTAAAACCGGACAACTCTGGGGAAATCCGCTTTATAAATGGGATGAAATAGAAAAAGATGATTTCCTCTGGTGGCGTGAGAGATTCTCAAGTCTCTTTGAACTTGTTGATATTGTGCGTATTGATCACTTCAGAGGATTCGAAGCCTTCTGGAAAATTCCCGGTGGAGAAAAAACAGCAATAAATGGTAAATGGGTAAAAGCTCCGGGGGACAAATTATTCAGCACATTAAAAAAATATCTTGGCGATCTTCCGATTCTTGCTGAAGATCTTGGAGTTATTACTCCACCAGTTGAAGCTCTTCGCGATAAATTTAGATTTCCCGGAATGAAGGTTTTACAGTTCGCATTTGGTACAAAGATGGAAACCAAATTTCTTCCTCATAACTTCGTTCCAAATTGTGTTGTATATACCGGAACTCATGATAATGATACAACCCGTGCTTATTTCGAAAAAGAAAAATCAAATAAAGGAAAGAATGATATCTACGAGCATGCACAGATTTATCTGAATTATTTTGGAGATGATATTCTATCCGAGCTTATTCGGGTTGCTTATGCTTCTGTCGCAAACATTGTAATTATTCCAATGCAGGATATTTTGAAACTTGGAACCGAAGCGAGGATGAATTTTCCAAGCACAACCGGTGGTAACTGGAGCTGGAGGTTTACCTGGGATCAGATTGATGAAAATCTTTCTAAACATTATTTTGGTTTAACACAACTTTATGAACGCCCACCGATACCCAAAAAACTTGAAGAAATTGATGTTGAGGAATCATAA
- a CDS encoding thioredoxin family protein — MSALLVLLVFLFTSCNNGQSSSSTGNLNWTNNLENAIEQAKKENKAVLVNFTGSDWCIWCKRLSAEVFQQKEFETYAKDNLVLVMLDFPKDIEQTEETKTYNNNLAQKYGVQGFPTILIFNDKGEFVAQTGYQPGGAAKYVEHIKSYL; from the coding sequence ATATCAGCACTTTTAGTTTTATTAGTATTTTTATTTACTTCCTGCAATAACGGTCAGTCATCCTCTTCAACCGGAAACCTTAACTGGACCAATAATCTTGAAAATGCAATTGAACAGGCAAAGAAAGAAAACAAAGCTGTTCTTGTTAACTTCACTGGCAGCGACTGGTGTATCTGGTGTAAAAGATTAAGTGCAGAAGTTTTCCAGCAGAAAGAATTTGAAACTTATGCAAAAGATAATTTAGTATTAGTAATGCTCGATTTTCCAAAAGACATTGAGCAGACAGAGGAAACCAAAACTTATAATAATAATCTTGCGCAGAAATATGGAGTTCAGGGATTTCCAACCATTTTAATTTTCAACGATAAAGGTGAATTCGTTGCACAAACCGGTTATCAACCTGGCGGTGCTGCCAAATATGTTGAGCATATCAAATCCTATTTATAG
- a CDS encoding META domain-containing protein — MKKNIVFLSILSAIIIFSCSSGKEEVDIRLHDIWALESIGGEKIIPGDTIKNFPILEIYAAEKRVHGNTGCNTLNGSVNIDGDNIAFEKITTTEIACPGNLEQKFLAALSKVNKYKIEKMRLYLYKDEKELLVFQKID; from the coding sequence ATGAAAAAAAATATTGTATTTCTTTCAATACTATCGGCAATAATTATTTTTAGTTGTTCGTCTGGTAAAGAGGAAGTTGATATCCGGCTGCACGATATCTGGGCACTTGAATCAATCGGCGGTGAAAAAATTATTCCTGGTGACACTATAAAAAATTTTCCCATTCTTGAAATTTATGCTGCAGAAAAAAGAGTTCACGGAAATACTGGCTGTAATACTTTGAATGGCTCAGTTAACATTGATGGAGATAATATTGCTTTCGAAAAAATTACAACAACAGAAATTGCTTGCCCCGGAAATCTTGAGCAAAAATTTCTTGCAGCACTTTCAAAAGTTAATAAATATAAAATTGAAAAGATGAGACTTTATCTTTATAAAGATGAAAAAGAATTATTAGTGTTCCAGAAAATTGATTGA
- a CDS encoding PorT family protein → MKKLFTVLLVFVAFTSISLPQMQIGPKAGLNIASIGGDDADQILGGQSLDSKTGFAGGFFFMYQFSNMFAIQPEVYYTMKGATYSESGADLTISLDYIEVPLLFKFLIPIEGSNIKPAIFAGPAIGFNMTAKSKVEYESQSQENDLKDDTKSTEVSLAFGGGLGFNVGKNELGADIRYILGLTTFDDSSDPWDLKNNVINFNVYFGFSIL, encoded by the coding sequence ATGAAAAAGTTATTTACCGTGCTGCTCGTCTTTGTTGCATTCACATCTATTTCCCTACCTCAAATGCAGATAGGTCCAAAGGCTGGGCTAAATATTGCAAGTATAGGTGGTGATGATGCGGATCAGATCTTAGGTGGTCAAAGTTTAGATTCAAAGACTGGTTTTGCAGGCGGATTTTTCTTTATGTATCAATTCAGTAATATGTTCGCTATTCAGCCCGAGGTTTATTATACAATGAAAGGTGCAACCTATTCAGAAAGCGGAGCAGACTTAACTATTTCACTTGATTATATAGAAGTACCACTTCTCTTTAAATTTCTGATACCGATAGAGGGTTCAAATATTAAACCCGCTATTTTTGCTGGTCCAGCAATCGGTTTTAATATGACGGCAAAATCTAAAGTGGAATATGAAAGTCAATCTCAAGAAAATGATTTGAAAGATGATACTAAATCAACAGAGGTTTCATTGGCATTCGGCGGCGGTCTTGGTTTTAATGTTGGTAAAAATGAACTTGGTGCCGATATAAGATATATTCTAGGACTAACTACATTCGATGATTCATCCGATCCGTGGGATTTAAAAAACAACGTAATCAACTTTAACGTCTATTTCGGATTCTCGATCCTTTAA
- a CDS encoding outer membrane beta-barrel protein has protein sequence MKRVSCSIILIIVFGITTMFAQVNSNYDGPKPEVRAGAKSFIFQYTPFQSNLEPVYVGTVSVPDQGFTSMDLMGAGFRYFVTHQIAIALGVSFGTNSSSLETETGKSESSSTIVGVGIDANYHLMSLYGVSPYIGANINLSSLSATEEFTPDGGATEITDYSGSGWGIAAQFGFDWFFTEGLSLGGKYSLGFRSLGEPEVTSEGETETGPSSTSFGISTFSVLLNVHF, from the coding sequence ATGAAGCGTGTGAGCTGTTCGATCATATTAATTATTGTATTTGGAATTACAACCATGTTTGCACAGGTTAATTCTAATTACGATGGTCCAAAACCAGAAGTAAGAGCTGGAGCCAAGTCGTTTATATTTCAATATACACCATTTCAAAGCAATCTTGAACCAGTTTATGTTGGTACCGTGAGCGTTCCTGATCAAGGATTTACTTCTATGGACCTGATGGGAGCTGGTTTTCGGTATTTCGTTACACATCAAATTGCAATTGCATTGGGTGTAAGTTTCGGAACGAATTCAAGCAGCCTGGAAACAGAAACAGGAAAATCGGAATCATCATCAACAATTGTTGGAGTTGGTATTGATGCAAATTACCACTTGATGTCTCTGTATGGTGTATCTCCTTACATAGGTGCAAATATTAATTTAAGTTCACTTTCTGCTACTGAAGAATTTACCCCGGATGGAGGCGCAACTGAAATTACTGATTATTCCGGAAGCGGTTGGGGAATCGCTGCTCAGTTTGGTTTTGATTGGTTCTTTACTGAAGGATTATCACTTGGTGGAAAATATTCACTTGGATTCAGAAGTCTTGGTGAGCCGGAAGTAACATCCGAAGGTGAAACTGAAACAGGTCCGAGCAGTACTTCCTTTGGCATAAGTACTTTCAGTGTACTTTTAAATGTTCATTTCTAA
- a CDS encoding glucosyl transferase, producing MKRVIFGALIISLSLLLQACNTTDPPPPDGEKATLELKLEDVSCIEAWIELTTTNLPLPTTVTLNQTNPTGDTKSQILNLNTQDSLLYIDSLLPNQTYKFHTTIQSYNQAEVKSNELSVTTMDTTSHNFTFETFTFGGTAGSSVLYDVAIINENNIWAVGEIYVADTSQNGYTMYNAVHWDGNQWELKRILYDGNIWTIKTIFAFNQNDIWFSAFVRYDGQKFIELPISPILTGWSINKIWGSSSRNLYVVGNNGNIVFYNGTSWSRIESGTELNINDIWGDYNQKTGEWEILAVASNKFFNEGKKIFKIDGLLVTEINVVGLTWSLSSIWFNAARKYFIAGDGIYYKKTLNESWVKDLTFIQIYKDRIRGTQLNNILVSGSNGLISHFNGVNWKHYINNELPYYSGRLLSCDVKDNILIAVGWKEIQAIITMGKK from the coding sequence ATGAAACGGGTAATTTTTGGTGCACTAATAATAAGCCTTAGTTTGTTACTACAGGCTTGTAACACAACCGATCCTCCACCACCCGACGGTGAGAAGGCAACGCTTGAGTTAAAACTTGAAGATGTATCCTGTATCGAAGCGTGGATAGAACTAACTACAACCAACCTACCACTACCGACAACCGTAACTCTGAATCAAACCAACCCAACCGGCGACACAAAATCTCAAATCTTAAATCTCAATACTCAAGACTCACTTCTCTACATTGATTCCCTCTTACCAAATCAAACATATAAGTTTCATACAACCATACAGTCATACAACCAAGCAGAAGTAAAAAGTAATGAGTTGAGCGTTACAACTATGGACACCACAAGCCACAATTTTACATTTGAAACTTTTACTTTTGGCGGTACAGCAGGCAGCAGTGTGCTTTACGATGTTGCTATAATTAATGAAAACAATATCTGGGCAGTGGGTGAAATTTATGTTGCCGATACAAGCCAGAATGGATACACAATGTATAATGCAGTTCATTGGGACGGAAATCAGTGGGAATTAAAAAGGATTTTATATGATGGAAATATTTGGACTATTAAAACAATTTTTGCATTTAACCAAAACGATATTTGGTTTTCTGCATTTGTAAGATATGATGGTCAAAAATTTATTGAACTGCCAATCTCTCCTATACTAACAGGGTGGTCGATAAACAAAATCTGGGGAAGCAGCAGCCGTAATCTGTATGTGGTTGGAAATAATGGAAATATTGTTTTCTACAATGGCACATCGTGGAGCCGGATAGAAAGTGGAACGGAATTGAACATAAACGACATTTGGGGAGATTATAATCAGAAAACCGGTGAATGGGAAATACTGGCTGTAGCATCAAATAAGTTTTTTAATGAGGGTAAAAAAATTTTCAAAATTGATGGTCTTTTGGTAACTGAAATAAATGTTGTTGGTTTAACGTGGAGCTTAAGTTCAATTTGGTTTAATGCAGCAAGAAAATATTTCATTGCAGGAGACGGTATTTATTATAAGAAAACATTAAATGAAAGCTGGGTAAAAGACTTAACATTTATACAAATCTATAAGGATAGAATTCGGGGCACCCAACTCAATAATATTTTGGTAAGCGGATCAAACGGTTTGATATCGCATTTTAATGGTGTGAATTGGAAACACTACATTAACAATGAACTTCCGTACTACAGTGGCCGGTTACTTTCCTGTGATGTCAAAGATAACATACTCATTGCTGTTGGGTGGAAAGAAATACAAGCCATAATAACAATGGGTAAAAAGTAA
- a CDS encoding DNA methyltransferase, giving the protein MNILSAIESALAKENLEVIKRITGKVFSELEDDNKIIIYPLNGTDQSVRRDFLLKELKQILETKTIERTKYYLNRLRKSLSVQKEGKINEINLNRWKEYEDIITDSLWIFDKRDSSGAHKADYWGNFIPQIPNQFLKRFTKKGDWVLDPFIGSGTTLIECKRLGRNGIGIELNKKVAKAAKGRLAAEKNIFEIRTELFTGDSSTIILQPLLRKLKVKSFQFLILHPPYWDIIKFSSNRSDLSNAKSTEEFLKMFGKVVGNTYPFLDKGRYCAVVIGDKYSSGEWIPLGFYVMREMMNKGFKLKSTIIKNFDQTTAKRNQKELWRYRALAGGFYIFKHEYIFLFQK; this is encoded by the coding sequence ATGAATATTTTATCAGCTATTGAATCAGCACTCGCTAAAGAAAACTTAGAGGTTATAAAAAGAATAACCGGGAAAGTTTTTTCAGAGCTTGAAGACGATAATAAAATAATTATTTATCCTCTTAACGGAACAGACCAATCTGTTAGAAGAGATTTTCTTTTGAAAGAACTAAAACAAATTCTTGAAACAAAGACAATTGAGAGAACAAAATATTACCTAAACAGATTACGCAAAAGTCTGTCGGTTCAAAAGGAAGGCAAGATTAACGAAATAAATCTGAACCGATGGAAAGAATACGAAGATATTATTACAGACAGTTTGTGGATTTTTGATAAACGCGATAGTTCCGGTGCACACAAAGCTGATTACTGGGGAAATTTCATCCCGCAGATTCCAAATCAGTTTTTAAAAAGATTTACTAAAAAAGGAGATTGGGTTCTCGATCCTTTTATCGGAAGCGGAACTACTCTGATCGAGTGCAAACGTCTTGGAAGAAACGGAATCGGAATCGAGCTGAATAAAAAAGTTGCGAAAGCAGCAAAAGGGAGACTCGCTGCAGAAAAAAATATTTTCGAAATACGAACCGAATTATTCACTGGTGACAGCAGCACTATTATTCTTCAACCTTTATTAAGAAAATTAAAAGTGAAATCATTTCAGTTTTTAATTCTTCATCCTCCGTATTGGGATATTATAAAATTCAGCAGCAACCGGAGCGATCTTTCCAACGCAAAATCAACAGAAGAATTTTTAAAGATGTTCGGTAAAGTAGTTGGCAACACTTATCCTTTTCTTGATAAGGGAAGATACTGCGCTGTTGTTATTGGCGATAAATATTCTTCGGGTGAATGGATACCGCTTGGTTTTTATGTAATGCGAGAAATGATGAATAAAGGATTTAAATTGAAATCGACTATAATAAAAAACTTTGATCAGACAACTGCAAAAAGAAATCAAAAAGAACTCTGGCGATACAGAGCCCTTGCCGGTGGATTTTATATCTTCAAGCACGAATACATTTTTTTATTTCAAAAGTGA
- a CDS encoding transposase yields the protein MSETKRERKFYSPEQKVLILRELLENNIPISQLAEKYYVHPNDIYNWKKKLFEGAKDIFQTKAVNNKQTTIEQKKIEKLESKLRDRDEAIAILLKENIDIKKSIDGEI from the coding sequence ATGTCCGAAACAAAAAGAGAAAGAAAATTTTATTCACCTGAGCAGAAAGTTCTTATTCTTAGAGAACTTCTTGAAAACAATATTCCCATCAGCCAGCTTGCAGAAAAATACTATGTTCACCCCAATGATATATATAACTGGAAGAAAAAGCTTTTTGAAGGAGCAAAAGATATTTTTCAAACAAAAGCAGTAAATAATAAACAAACTACTATTGAACAAAAAAAGATAGAAAAACTTGAATCTAAACTGAGAGACCGGGATGAAGCAATTGCTATTCTGCTTAAAGAAAACATAGATATAAAAAAAAGTATAGATGGGGAAATATGA
- a CDS encoding outer membrane beta-barrel protein, whose translation MKKILAVLFVLLLVAGYTNAQGKIALGVNAGIALPMGDFGDGYDMGFGGNALFAYHVNPNVDVTGSAGYLTWSGKDALDGSTFSSIPVMVGARYLFGQGQFHPYIGAELGMHFSNFDYEYELMGVTYSGSESDSYFGFGAGAGFLYRVGNNMDLDVNAKFNSISSEGSASNYVSVMVGLLFGLN comes from the coding sequence ATGAAAAAAATTCTTGCAGTTCTTTTTGTATTACTTTTAGTTGCAGGATATACTAATGCGCAGGGAAAAATTGCTCTTGGCGTAAACGCTGGAATAGCTCTTCCAATGGGTGATTTCGGTGATGGTTATGACATGGGTTTTGGTGGTAATGCTTTATTCGCATACCATGTTAATCCAAATGTTGATGTTACAGGCTCAGCTGGTTATTTAACCTGGAGCGGTAAAGATGCACTTGATGGATCTACATTCAGCAGTATTCCTGTAATGGTAGGTGCGAGATATTTGTTCGGACAAGGACAATTTCATCCTTACATTGGTGCAGAATTAGGTATGCATTTCAGTAACTTTGATTATGAGTATGAACTTATGGGTGTAACCTATTCTGGTTCAGAATCAGATAGTTACTTTGGTTTTGGTGCTGGTGCTGGGTTCTTATATCGGGTTGGAAACAATATGGACCTCGATGTTAATGCAAAATTCAACAGCATTTCTTCAGAAGGTAGTGCTTCGAATTATGTAAGCGTTATGGTTGGACTCTTATTCGGTTTAAATTAA
- a CDS encoding LOG family protein codes for MKKIITIFGSAKPTLNDEQYLTAYTLGKNLASMNFDICTGGFNGIMEAASKGAVEGGGEAYGVTVNLWGAKTNKYVTKEIVCDTLFERINKLIELGDGFAVLQGGTGTLLELAAVWEYINKDMMKSKPVACHSSIWKSIVETMNLQMKFEGRRVDVVKPCSSVEEIVKYLHEKLT; via the coding sequence ATGAAAAAAATAATAACCATCTTCGGCAGTGCTAAACCAACACTCAACGATGAACAATACCTGACAGCATACACATTAGGTAAAAATCTTGCCTCAATGAATTTTGATATTTGTACCGGCGGATTTAATGGTATTATGGAAGCTGCTTCAAAAGGTGCTGTTGAGGGTGGAGGTGAAGCTTATGGAGTTACAGTTAATTTGTGGGGTGCAAAGACAAATAAATATGTAACAAAAGAAATTGTCTGCGATACTCTTTTCGAAAGAATAAATAAACTAATTGAGCTTGGTGACGGATTTGCAGTATTGCAGGGAGGAACCGGAACTTTACTTGAGCTTGCCGCAGTTTGGGAGTACATTAATAAAGATATGATGAAGTCGAAACCGGTTGCGTGTCACTCTTCAATCTGGAAGTCGATAGTTGAAACAATGAACTTGCAGATGAAATTTGAAGGCAGAAGAGTTGATGTTGTTAAACCTTGCAGCTCGGTTGAGGAGATAGTAAAATACCTGCACGAAAAACTTACGTGA
- a CDS encoding T9SS type A sorting domain-containing protein — protein MKTWVKLFSILICVVQINLFSQIPNSGFENWVGGDPSIPEGWITNNAPPAYTPVIRTTDAYMGSYAVQIWNVYFGTFVISPFMYTDKFPVTQAHGSLSGYYEFYPFTGNESIYVTTWFTQAGVIVGGGGIDIGTGASTYTMFNFDIAYTPGANPDSAYIYIGMVDTTGVPQVGAYAYIDELAFGPPSDVQEISSSVPDNFNLSQNYPNPFNPSTKIEYSITEASFVQLKVYDILGNEVAELVNEEQTAGTYRADFSGENLSSGLYIAKLQADNFTKTIKMSLLK, from the coding sequence ATGAAAACTTGGGTAAAACTTTTTTCAATATTAATCTGTGTTGTCCAGATTAATTTATTCTCACAAATACCAAACTCAGGGTTTGAAAACTGGGTTGGTGGAGACCCTTCTATTCCAGAAGGTTGGATTACAAACAATGCACCGCCCGCTTATACGCCTGTTATCAGAACTACAGATGCCTATATGGGTTCATATGCGGTTCAAATATGGAACGTTTATTTCGGAACTTTTGTTATTTCCCCATTTATGTATACTGATAAATTCCCGGTAACTCAAGCCCATGGAAGCCTATCTGGCTATTACGAGTTTTATCCATTTACCGGTAATGAGAGTATATATGTTACAACCTGGTTTACTCAAGCTGGGGTAATCGTCGGCGGTGGTGGGATCGACATTGGAACTGGAGCTTCTACTTACACGATGTTTAACTTTGATATTGCATACACCCCTGGTGCCAATCCTGATTCAGCTTATATCTATATTGGAATGGTTGATACAACTGGTGTTCCTCAGGTTGGTGCTTATGCTTATATAGATGAACTCGCTTTCGGACCTCCATCTGATGTGCAGGAGATTTCATCAAGTGTTCCTGATAATTTTAATCTGAGTCAAAATTATCCAAATCCATTTAACCCTTCAACAAAAATTGAATACAGTATAACTGAAGCATCATTTGTTCAGTTAAAAGTTTACGATATTCTTGGAAATGAAGTTGCTGAACTTGTGAATGAAGAGCAAACTGCGGGAACTTATCGGGCAGATTTTTCAGGAGAGAATCTTTCAAGCGGTTTGTATATCGCAAAATTGCAAGCGGATAATTTTACAAAAACTATCAAGATGAGTTTATTGAAATAA